In Macrobrachium rosenbergii isolate ZJJX-2024 chromosome 49, ASM4041242v1, whole genome shotgun sequence, the following are encoded in one genomic region:
- the LOC136832079 gene encoding MKRN2 opposite strand protein isoform X1, which translates to MNLDPGIVCYQHCQGRLFAFSLPAACPLCRVNLENEPLQIPPFRVPYPFVRASQSPCSLVIKPTKGDFLHDYKSTHDLHIGVTDSEGRVFEYEQEGLHSDYTSSWSQCLAIPIISDSSNRLDPVWQEYWDFTLNTLAKDPVWCEERYDETSFNCYSFVVEFLQRLAPPGLEVKTLSKTSLCSQLFLPYTIPAAKYISLYRSLLKEKVVPVQST; encoded by the exons ATGAACCTGGATCCAGGCATCGTCTGCTACCAGCACTGTCAAGGGCGGCTGTTTGCTTTCTCGCTCCCGGCAGCCTGCCCGCTCTGCAGGGTGAATCTGGAGAACGAGCCCCTCCAGATACCCCCCTTCAGG GTGCCCTACCCCTTCGTCAGAGCTTCTCAGTCTCCTTGCTCGCTCGTCATCAAACCAACAAAGGGCGACTTCTTGCA CGACTACAAGAGCACACACGACCTCCACATCGGGGTGACAGACAGCGAAGGTCGAGTCTTCGAGTACGAGCAGGAGGGCCTCCACTCAGACTATACCTCGTCCTGGAGCCAGTGTCTGGCGATTCCCATCATAAGTGATTCCTCCAACCGCCTGGACCCTGTCTGGCAAGAGTACTGGGACTTCACTCTCAACACGCTTGCAAAAGACCCCGTCTGGTGCGAGGAGAG GTACGACGAGACGTCCTTCAACTGTTACTCCTTCGTCGTGGAATTCCTGCAACGCCTCGCTCCTCCGGGACTGGAGGTGAAGACGCTGAGCAAGACTTCCCTCTGCAGCCAGCTCTTCCTGCCGTACACCATCCCCGCAGCCAAGTACATCTCGCTGTAccgttccctcctgaaggagaaAGTGGTCCCCGTCCAGAGCACGTAG
- the LOC136832079 gene encoding MKRN2 opposite strand protein isoform X2 produces the protein MNLDPGIVCYQHCQGRLFAFSLPAACPLCRVNLENEPLQIPPFSDYKSTHDLHIGVTDSEGRVFEYEQEGLHSDYTSSWSQCLAIPIISDSSNRLDPVWQEYWDFTLNTLAKDPVWCEERYDETSFNCYSFVVEFLQRLAPPGLEVKTLSKTSLCSQLFLPYTIPAAKYISLYRSLLKEKVVPVQST, from the exons ATGAACCTGGATCCAGGCATCGTCTGCTACCAGCACTGTCAAGGGCGGCTGTTTGCTTTCTCGCTCCCGGCAGCCTGCCCGCTCTGCAGGGTGAATCTGGAGAACGAGCCCCTCCAGATACCCCCCTTCAG CGACTACAAGAGCACACACGACCTCCACATCGGGGTGACAGACAGCGAAGGTCGAGTCTTCGAGTACGAGCAGGAGGGCCTCCACTCAGACTATACCTCGTCCTGGAGCCAGTGTCTGGCGATTCCCATCATAAGTGATTCCTCCAACCGCCTGGACCCTGTCTGGCAAGAGTACTGGGACTTCACTCTCAACACGCTTGCAAAAGACCCCGTCTGGTGCGAGGAGAG GTACGACGAGACGTCCTTCAACTGTTACTCCTTCGTCGTGGAATTCCTGCAACGCCTCGCTCCTCCGGGACTGGAGGTGAAGACGCTGAGCAAGACTTCCCTCTGCAGCCAGCTCTTCCTGCCGTACACCATCCCCGCAGCCAAGTACATCTCGCTGTAccgttccctcctgaaggagaaAGTGGTCCCCGTCCAGAGCACGTAG